From a single Gimesia fumaroli genomic region:
- the acpS gene encoding holo-ACP synthase, which produces MIVGLGTDIVEISRIGQMIERHGDTFLNRVFTESENEYCGSKKNKEQHYAGRWAAKEAVMKTLGTGFIKGIGWKEIEVINLKSGKPTIVISGGVESYAGEMGIEEILITISHSREFATATAIALGNAG; this is translated from the coding sequence GTGATAGTCGGATTGGGAACAGATATCGTCGAGATCTCACGCATCGGTCAAATGATTGAGCGGCATGGAGATACGTTTCTGAATCGTGTGTTTACAGAGAGTGAAAACGAGTATTGCGGCTCTAAAAAGAACAAGGAGCAGCATTATGCCGGTCGCTGGGCCGCCAAGGAAGCGGTGATGAAGACGTTAGGAACCGGCTTTATCAAAGGAATCGGTTGGAAAGAAATCGAAGTCATCAATTTAAAAAGCGGTAAGCCGACTATTGTGATTTCCGGTGGAGTAGAGAGTTACGCCGGAGAAATGGGGATTGAAGAGATTCTGATTACCATATCTCACAGTCGCGAATTTGCGACAGCAACGGCGATCGCACTGGGCAACGCCGGGTAA
- the dxr gene encoding 1-deoxy-D-xylulose-5-phosphate reductoisomerase, translating into MKRIAVLGSTGSIGTSTLDVIAAHPQEMQLTAITAHNSWEQLAQQSKQFHPRWSVLSNEGLKSTASPDAFSDSTELLFGEDQIERVASSEEVDIVICGIVGAAGLKGAWAAIEAGKTVGIANKETLVVAGPLIMDLAAKNNAILLPVDSEHNAIFQALQAGHPQEVKRVILTASGGPFRGATLSELKDVTPESALAHPTWEMGPKITIDSATMMNKALEIIEAKWLFNLSADQISVVVHPQSIVHSMVEFVDGSVVAQLSPPDMRLPIQYALTYPDRIAGLNTPMDWSRSFELTFEPPDLEAFPALRLGFEVAEKGGTCGAVLNAANEAAVERFLAGEFRFCDIATSCQQVLESHQFDPDPDLEELFLLDGWARKEIKKWK; encoded by the coding sequence ATGAAGCGAATAGCCGTTCTCGGGTCTACGGGTTCGATTGGTACCAGTACACTTGATGTGATTGCCGCCCATCCCCAGGAAATGCAACTCACTGCAATTACCGCACATAACAGCTGGGAACAGCTGGCGCAGCAGTCAAAGCAGTTTCATCCCCGCTGGTCTGTGTTGAGCAATGAAGGATTGAAATCGACCGCCAGCCCCGATGCGTTTTCTGATTCCACGGAACTGCTGTTTGGGGAAGATCAGATCGAACGCGTGGCGTCTTCTGAGGAAGTAGATATCGTCATTTGCGGAATTGTCGGGGCTGCCGGCTTGAAAGGAGCCTGGGCGGCGATAGAAGCGGGGAAAACGGTCGGCATTGCCAATAAAGAGACATTAGTCGTTGCAGGGCCACTAATTATGGATCTGGCGGCGAAAAACAATGCGATCTTATTGCCTGTCGACAGTGAACACAATGCAATCTTTCAGGCGCTGCAGGCGGGGCATCCCCAGGAAGTAAAACGTGTGATTTTAACAGCCAGCGGAGGTCCCTTTCGGGGTGCGACACTTTCAGAACTGAAAGATGTTACGCCCGAAAGTGCATTGGCCCATCCGACGTGGGAGATGGGCCCCAAAATTACCATCGATTCTGCCACGATGATGAACAAGGCGCTCGAGATTATTGAAGCCAAATGGCTGTTTAACCTGTCTGCAGATCAAATTTCGGTGGTCGTTCATCCGCAGTCCATTGTGCATTCGATGGTGGAATTTGTGGATGGATCGGTGGTGGCACAGCTCTCGCCTCCCGATATGAGGCTTCCCATTCAGTACGCACTTACGTATCCTGATAGGATAGCGGGCCTGAATACTCCGATGGACTGGAGTCGGTCTTTTGAATTAACCTTTGAACCACCTGACCTGGAAGCGTTCCCTGCGTTGCGACTTGGATTTGAAGTTGCCGAAAAGGGGGGGACGTGCGGTGCGGTATTAAATGCGGCGAATGAAGCCGCCGTTGAGCGATTTTTGGCAGGGGAATTTCGTTTTTGTGATATCGCGACCTCCTGTCAACAAGTATTAGAATCACATCAATTCGATCCTGACCCTGATCTGGAAGAACTGTTTCTTCTGGATGGCTGGGCTCGCAAGGAGATAAAAAAGTGGAAGTAG
- a CDS encoding site-2 protease family protein: MEVVLSGLLLGTLVGKITNIALVALGLGLVIFFHELGHFAVAKWCDVKVERFSIGFGPIIYSFKYGETEYALSIIPFGGYVKMLGQDDVDPSQLTSEEIALDPRSYSAKPVYQRMGIISAGVIMNIITGMLFFALAFRMGVASMPSVVGAAIPGMPAWQAGIQPGDVIEKIDGEKASSYMDIIRSSAFSDGDITMEGTHLNGETFEVTITPDRTGTRPQIGLIPANSLKIPTYQDPGASVTSKGSAAAKAEPSFLQGDTFRTIDGKPIANYAELQRAFASKSNQTVKAGVNRKGTPATEIVEITVGNNPFHSLGLWMDIGQIESIQDGSPAARAGLKVGDKITHIDGKDVGKALNPLRLPNYFSDKAGETVAMVVKRQQDAANPTEVNLNVVPLDNPAWLEHPIYANTPLSVGSLGIAFHVIPTVLKVEEGSPAAKAGIKPDERIKKIKIMLPENQTSADWNGMPEVSYEFDDKNVNWANAFWEIQARPGWPVELTVSNKRQLREVKMTPWVNPNQEPGEQWSLPIRGIKMEMLRETQQAQDMGQALGMGVAYTTNSAKDIYLTLKSLVTGRVSPLELSGPVKIASVAYEVAHQGYSELLLFLGFLSVNLAVLNFLPIPVLDGGHMVFLCWEGITRKRPNEQVLAAATYVGMIFVLGLMLFVLYLDIFL, from the coding sequence GTGGAAGTAGTGTTGTCCGGTCTATTGTTAGGAACCCTCGTTGGCAAAATTACCAACATCGCCCTGGTTGCATTAGGGCTGGGGCTGGTAATTTTCTTTCACGAACTGGGGCACTTCGCTGTTGCCAAGTGGTGTGATGTGAAAGTCGAACGGTTCAGTATTGGTTTCGGGCCGATCATTTACAGCTTCAAATATGGTGAGACCGAGTATGCGCTCTCGATCATTCCCTTTGGTGGCTACGTCAAAATGCTGGGGCAGGATGATGTCGATCCCAGCCAGCTGACCAGTGAAGAAATTGCCCTCGATCCCCGTTCGTATTCTGCGAAGCCCGTGTATCAGAGAATGGGAATCATTTCGGCGGGAGTGATCATGAATATCATCACCGGGATGTTGTTCTTCGCCCTCGCGTTTCGTATGGGAGTCGCCTCGATGCCCAGCGTGGTCGGGGCAGCAATTCCGGGAATGCCTGCCTGGCAAGCGGGAATTCAGCCTGGTGATGTGATCGAAAAAATTGACGGCGAAAAAGCCTCTTCCTATATGGATATCATTCGCAGCAGTGCTTTCAGTGATGGTGATATCACAATGGAAGGCACACATCTGAATGGTGAAACATTTGAAGTCACCATTACGCCTGATCGTACGGGCACGCGGCCGCAAATTGGTCTGATTCCCGCTAACAGTTTGAAGATTCCAACCTATCAGGATCCGGGAGCCAGTGTGACCAGCAAAGGCTCAGCAGCTGCGAAAGCCGAACCGAGTTTCCTGCAGGGAGACACGTTTCGAACCATCGATGGGAAACCGATCGCAAATTATGCAGAGCTGCAACGTGCGTTTGCTTCCAAAAGCAATCAGACAGTAAAGGCCGGAGTCAATCGAAAGGGAACGCCGGCTACGGAAATCGTAGAAATCACGGTGGGAAATAATCCCTTTCACAGCCTGGGGCTCTGGATGGATATTGGTCAGATAGAATCCATCCAGGATGGTTCTCCCGCGGCCCGCGCTGGTTTGAAAGTCGGCGACAAGATTACGCATATTGATGGGAAAGATGTCGGGAAAGCGTTGAATCCCTTGCGTTTGCCTAATTATTTTTCAGACAAAGCAGGCGAAACCGTTGCGATGGTTGTCAAACGTCAGCAAGATGCAGCGAATCCGACGGAAGTCAATCTGAATGTGGTTCCGCTGGACAATCCCGCGTGGTTGGAACATCCCATTTATGCGAATACACCATTATCGGTAGGTTCACTGGGGATTGCGTTCCACGTAATTCCCACTGTGCTCAAAGTGGAAGAGGGAAGCCCGGCTGCCAAAGCGGGAATTAAACCGGATGAGCGGATAAAAAAAATCAAGATCATGCTGCCGGAAAATCAAACTTCAGCAGACTGGAACGGGATGCCGGAAGTCAGCTATGAATTTGATGACAAAAATGTGAACTGGGCCAATGCGTTCTGGGAAATCCAGGCGCGTCCAGGCTGGCCTGTGGAATTGACCGTCAGTAATAAACGTCAATTGCGCGAGGTCAAAATGACTCCCTGGGTCAATCCGAATCAGGAACCGGGAGAACAATGGTCTCTTCCGATACGGGGCATCAAAATGGAAATGTTGCGGGAAACTCAACAGGCTCAAGATATGGGACAGGCGCTGGGAATGGGAGTCGCCTACACAACGAACTCCGCGAAAGATATTTATCTGACGTTGAAAAGCCTCGTCACGGGCCGTGTTTCTCCCCTGGAATTAAGTGGGCCGGTGAAGATTGCTTCCGTAGCTTATGAAGTGGCGCATCAGGGGTATTCCGAACTGTTATTATTCCTCGGTTTTCTGAGTGTGAATCTGGCCGTGTTGAACTTCCTGCCGATTCCGGTGCTGGACGGCGGCCACATGGTCTTTCTCTGCTGGGAAGGAATCACACGAAAGCGACCCAACGAACAGGTTCTCGCTGCTGCCACTTATGTCGGCATGATTTTTGTTTTGGGTTTGATGCTCTTCGTGTTGTATCTGGACATTTTCCTGTAA
- the ftsH gene encoding ATP-dependent zinc metalloprotease FtsH — MDSNQPNRKERPSPPENSPKGDGRRPEPKGPKSNALWYLIVGGLILVITLSIFSNNTRGDKIKFGDFVKGLNDGKYNKTNVHELKFGTDYIVFQDQPKPESPEKGTLPETTKKYYIPVWGIPSETRAQLQSKLESKDIVVDSESRPSEWESLIAVLFFPIVLLIFVIYLFRRMGGAGSPMSFGRSRGKMYAQEDIEVTFSDVAGIEEAVEELREVVEFLKTPAKYQALGGRIPKGVLLVGPPGTGKTMLAKAVAGEAGVPFYGLSGSDFVEMFVGVGAARVRDMFQQAAQRSPAIIFIDELDALGKTRGSGMPGGHDEREQTLNALLVEMDGFGSDQSVIVMGATNRPETLDPALMRPGRFDRHVLVDRPDVRGREAILKVHSAKVKMDESVNLQHIAKITPGFVGADLANLINEAALLAARNNKDAVSMLECEEGVERVVAGLEKSTRLIHEDEKSRVAYHECGHALVACSLPNVDPVHKISIVPRGLGALGYTLQRPEEEKQLVTQSELESRICVLLGGIAAEEIIYQETSTGAQNDLQRATDLARRMVTEFGMSQKLGRVHYSETRRSPFLGDSQNSGEGVHSENTLREIDLEIRRIIDQCSKIAYEVLDERRELLEHLTRDLLECEVMDMDQLQAILKEHQRGPQIKPGTFKGSTSESKTSDQEKEEPPADNDQPADGTGA; from the coding sequence ATGGATTCGAATCAACCAAATCGAAAAGAACGTCCTTCACCGCCTGAGAACTCTCCCAAAGGTGATGGTCGACGTCCTGAACCCAAGGGGCCCAAGAGCAACGCGCTCTGGTACCTGATTGTAGGCGGGTTGATTCTGGTCATCACGCTATCAATTTTCTCGAACAATACACGCGGCGACAAAATCAAATTCGGCGATTTCGTCAAAGGTCTCAATGACGGAAAATATAACAAGACCAACGTGCACGAACTGAAATTCGGCACAGACTACATCGTCTTTCAGGATCAGCCCAAACCGGAATCTCCTGAAAAAGGCACCTTGCCGGAAACCACCAAGAAATATTACATCCCGGTCTGGGGAATTCCCTCCGAAACCCGCGCACAACTGCAATCGAAGCTGGAATCAAAAGATATCGTGGTTGATTCCGAAAGCCGCCCCTCTGAATGGGAATCGCTGATCGCCGTTTTGTTTTTCCCGATCGTGCTGTTGATTTTTGTGATTTACCTCTTCCGCCGCATGGGAGGCGCAGGCTCGCCTATGTCATTCGGACGCAGCCGAGGGAAGATGTACGCACAAGAGGATATCGAAGTCACCTTCAGTGATGTCGCAGGCATCGAAGAAGCCGTCGAAGAACTCCGCGAAGTCGTGGAGTTCTTGAAAACACCCGCCAAATACCAGGCACTCGGCGGCCGCATTCCCAAAGGGGTTTTGCTCGTCGGTCCTCCGGGAACCGGAAAAACCATGCTCGCCAAGGCCGTTGCCGGCGAAGCAGGTGTGCCCTTCTATGGTCTATCTGGTTCTGACTTCGTGGAAATGTTTGTCGGCGTGGGTGCTGCCCGCGTGCGGGATATGTTCCAGCAAGCGGCCCAGCGATCGCCGGCCATTATTTTCATCGACGAACTCGACGCACTCGGAAAGACGCGAGGCAGCGGCATGCCCGGCGGTCATGATGAGCGCGAACAGACACTCAATGCACTCCTGGTGGAAATGGACGGATTTGGTTCCGATCAGAGCGTGATTGTGATGGGCGCCACCAACCGTCCGGAAACATTAGACCCGGCGTTAATGCGTCCCGGTCGATTCGACCGTCACGTACTCGTTGACCGTCCCGATGTCCGCGGCCGAGAAGCGATTCTTAAAGTGCACAGCGCCAAAGTCAAAATGGACGAATCGGTCAACCTGCAACACATCGCCAAGATCACCCCCGGTTTCGTGGGAGCGGATCTGGCCAATCTAATCAACGAAGCAGCTCTGCTCGCCGCACGAAATAATAAAGACGCCGTCTCCATGCTGGAATGTGAAGAAGGCGTTGAACGCGTCGTCGCAGGTCTGGAAAAATCGACCCGACTGATTCATGAAGACGAAAAAAGCCGCGTCGCCTATCACGAATGCGGACACGCTCTGGTGGCCTGTTCGCTACCCAATGTCGACCCTGTGCACAAAATTTCGATCGTGCCCCGTGGCTTAGGTGCACTCGGCTACACGCTGCAGCGTCCTGAAGAAGAAAAGCAACTGGTCACACAAAGTGAACTGGAAAGCCGGATTTGCGTACTGCTGGGTGGTATCGCCGCCGAAGAAATCATTTACCAGGAAACCTCAACCGGTGCCCAGAACGACTTGCAGCGGGCCACCGACCTGGCACGACGCATGGTCACCGAATTCGGTATGAGTCAGAAACTAGGCCGCGTGCATTACAGCGAAACCAGACGTTCCCCATTCCTGGGCGACTCACAAAATTCGGGTGAAGGGGTTCACAGCGAAAATACATTGCGGGAAATCGATCTGGAAATCAGACGGATCATCGATCAATGCTCAAAAATTGCTTACGAAGTGCTGGATGAACGCCGCGAACTGCTGGAACATCTCACCAGAGATTTGCTCGAATGCGAAGTAATGGACATGGACCAACTCCAGGCCATTCTGAAAGAGCATCAACGGGGCCCGCAAATCAAACCGGGCACCTTTAAAGGAAGCACTTCTGAAAGCAAAACCAGCGATCAGGAAAAAGAAGAACCTCCAGCCGATAACGATCAGCCAGCTGACGGAACAGGAGCATGA
- a CDS encoding LOG family protein yields the protein MSKLKSLCVFCGSKAGSDQQYQQSAIELGRLMAQRNIALVYGGGSVGLMGIIADAVLESGGKVIGVIPRQLATRELVHPGVKEMYVVEDMHTRKAKMSECSDAFIAMPGGFGTLEELFEVVSWVQLGIYSKPVGLLNTAGFYDPLLNMVEHCIETEFIKPKYRDLIIADDSPSTLLDHLERHELPTIEKILNPDQI from the coding sequence ATGAGCAAACTCAAAAGCCTCTGCGTCTTTTGCGGTTCCAAAGCGGGAAGCGATCAGCAGTACCAGCAGTCTGCCATTGAACTGGGTCGTCTCATGGCGCAACGCAACATCGCGCTCGTGTATGGAGGTGGCAGTGTCGGATTGATGGGCATCATCGCCGACGCGGTACTGGAATCCGGGGGAAAGGTCATCGGCGTCATTCCGCGACAGCTGGCAACGAGAGAACTCGTGCACCCCGGCGTCAAAGAAATGTATGTCGTCGAAGATATGCACACCCGCAAAGCAAAAATGTCGGAATGCTCCGACGCCTTCATCGCCATGCCGGGCGGCTTTGGAACATTGGAAGAACTGTTCGAAGTCGTCTCCTGGGTGCAGCTGGGAATTTATTCCAAACCGGTCGGCTTGCTGAATACAGCCGGCTTTTACGATCCGCTGTTGAACATGGTCGAACATTGCATCGAAACGGAATTCATCAAACCCAAATACCGGGACCTGATCATCGCCGACGACAGCCCATCCACATTGCTCGATCATCTCGAACGGCACGAACTGCCGACCATCGAAAAAATCCTGAACCCCGATCAGATTTAA
- a CDS encoding redoxin domain-containing protein: MQRFYYLIPGFLSVCLFTSSVFAASTDSLIGKKIENFSLKDFRGKTVQLNDQQDKKLMVIAFLGTECPLAKLYGGRLQKLSDEFSEQGVAFYAVMSNQQDSLTEIAAYARKHDIQFPVLKDAGNHVADQIGAVRTPEVFLLDQERKIRYHGRVDDQYGVGYIRDEPNREDLKVAITELLAQKPVSVASTKPVGCFIGRIREPDPNSTITYSNQISRLFQKHCVECHRKGEIAPFELTEYQEVAGWAETIAEVVRDQRMPPWHADPAHGKFANDRSLTKAEKELIYQWVENGAPEGDPKDLPAPKTFVTGWKLPQKPDAVFYMDDKPFTVPAQAGKRGVKYQYFTVDPGFKEDKWITGAEALPGNRAVVHHILVFARPPQGKRVRVFGEGDQFLVGYVPGSREVMMHPGMAKKIPAGSKLVFQMHYTPIGTEQQDRSKLGLVFTEESKVTHQVVTAQVINEDFVRRRFKIAANDDNFKIEATSPPNDRKGLLLSYMPHMHVRGKSFRYELRKTPDKPGEILIDVPAFDFNWQTAYGIEKPIPIEIGDYIHCVAHYNNSDSNPSNPNPNEAVPWGDQTWHEMMIGYFNVAIPIEEAQEENQFKTVAFRLVRRRDKNANGKLEQTEVPLTELPLFFKADQNKDAVVTVDELATMIEKTRGKKKE, translated from the coding sequence ATGCAACGCTTCTATTATCTAATCCCGGGATTCCTGTCGGTCTGTCTGTTTACCTCTTCGGTATTTGCTGCATCAACGGATTCTCTCATCGGAAAAAAGATCGAGAATTTCAGCCTCAAAGATTTTCGTGGGAAAACCGTGCAACTGAATGACCAGCAAGACAAAAAGTTGATGGTCATCGCCTTTCTGGGAACCGAATGCCCGCTGGCCAAACTGTACGGCGGCCGTCTCCAGAAATTATCAGACGAATTTTCAGAGCAGGGCGTTGCCTTTTATGCCGTCATGTCCAATCAGCAGGACTCGCTGACGGAGATCGCCGCTTACGCACGCAAACATGATATTCAATTTCCAGTCCTCAAAGATGCCGGCAATCATGTCGCCGATCAAATCGGCGCTGTACGAACTCCTGAAGTCTTTCTTCTCGACCAGGAACGAAAAATCCGCTACCACGGTCGTGTGGATGATCAATATGGCGTTGGCTACATCAGGGATGAACCCAACCGGGAAGATCTCAAAGTCGCCATCACAGAGTTACTCGCACAGAAACCAGTCAGCGTTGCTTCCACAAAACCGGTTGGCTGTTTCATCGGCCGCATCCGCGAGCCTGATCCCAACAGCACGATCACCTATTCCAATCAGATCTCCCGCCTGTTTCAAAAACATTGCGTCGAATGCCATCGAAAGGGAGAAATCGCACCGTTCGAACTGACTGAATACCAGGAAGTCGCTGGCTGGGCGGAAACGATCGCCGAAGTCGTCCGCGATCAACGCATGCCTCCCTGGCACGCCGACCCGGCCCACGGCAAATTTGCCAACGACCGCAGTCTGACCAAAGCAGAAAAAGAACTCATTTACCAGTGGGTCGAAAACGGCGCACCGGAAGGAGATCCCAAAGATCTGCCCGCACCGAAAACATTTGTCACTGGCTGGAAGCTGCCTCAAAAACCAGACGCCGTTTTCTATATGGATGACAAACCATTTACCGTTCCCGCACAAGCCGGTAAGCGAGGCGTCAAGTATCAGTATTTCACAGTCGATCCCGGCTTCAAAGAGGACAAGTGGATCACCGGTGCCGAAGCACTGCCCGGCAACCGGGCCGTCGTGCATCATATTCTGGTCTTCGCTCGCCCGCCTCAGGGAAAACGGGTTCGCGTCTTCGGAGAAGGCGATCAATTCCTCGTCGGTTACGTTCCCGGTTCACGCGAAGTCATGATGCACCCGGGAATGGCCAAGAAAATTCCCGCCGGCTCCAAGCTGGTCTTTCAGATGCATTACACCCCCATCGGCACCGAACAACAGGATCGCAGTAAACTCGGCCTGGTCTTCACCGAGGAATCTAAGGTGACGCATCAGGTCGTAACGGCGCAGGTCATCAACGAAGACTTTGTCCGCCGCCGGTTTAAAATCGCCGCCAATGACGACAACTTCAAAATCGAAGCGACTTCGCCCCCCAATGATCGCAAAGGCCTACTGTTGAGCTACATGCCGCATATGCACGTGCGGGGGAAATCGTTCCGCTACGAATTGAGAAAAACGCCGGATAAGCCAGGCGAAATTCTAATTGATGTCCCCGCCTTCGATTTCAACTGGCAGACAGCTTATGGGATCGAAAAACCTATTCCCATCGAAATCGGCGACTACATTCACTGTGTCGCGCACTACAATAACTCTGACAGCAACCCTTCAAACCCCAACCCCAACGAAGCCGTCCCCTGGGGTGATCAGACCTGGCATGAAATGATGATCGGCTACTTCAATGTCGCGATCCCCATAGAAGAAGCGCAGGAAGAGAACCAGTTCAAAACAGTCGCCTTCCGACTCGTCCGCCGTCGTGATAAAAATGCGAACGGCAAACTGGAACAGACCGAAGTACCACTGACGGAACTCCCCTTGTTCTTCAAGGCCGACCAGAACAAGGACGCAGTCGTCACCGTCGACGAACTCGCCACCATGATCGAAAAAACTCGCGGCAAGAAAAAAGAATAG